In the genome of Branchiostoma floridae strain S238N-H82 unplaced genomic scaffold, Bfl_VNyyK Sc7u5tJ_1421, whole genome shotgun sequence, the window TGCCATATTTCGGAATGGATCTGTTGCGTCCTGTAATAACTATTTTGATTATCAAAGATGGAACAAGATAACAAACGCACACCCAGTTACCAAATTTGGAAAACAGGGATGTCTCAATTGACCATCATAGTGGTTTACATGAGAACGGTAACCAATGGCTAATCAGTTCTAGTCACAAGAAACCGAACAAGTTTACAACTCAGAAAAAgtaggtaaaagaaaaagaccGAACCTTTCATATATGTTTTCTTGCTTTATTAGTCGATATTTTGTTAGTGTGTTCAGGGCACTTTGAAAACTGCCCTAGTGGTGATATGTTGTACCTGACATTGGCACAGATGTTATACCGGCGCTCTTACACAACACTAGCACCTCTCCCATCTTGATCACAAAACCTTCATATCAGACAACGGAGTATCACCAACCGTGACACTGCGGCGCCACCTAGCCAACAACCGTGACACTGCAGCCTTACCTTGCACCGGTAagagccatgttgatttgatcatatggatgacattcccTGGAAGCAGGCACTGcggatgaggcggagtatccatggtgagaacactgcacattcTGACATCGCTGGGTCACTTTCCAACTTGGGCCTGTATTGGAgtcaccttggtgatcacagaaaggccgtcAGCTGTTtcgagcagtcactacagatggagTTGAGTGTCCATGGCGAGGATatcgcacatcctgacatcgctaaGTCACTCAACGGCCTGGGTAACTCCAGGAGGAACCTTGGTGACCAcagaaaggccgtcagctatcatgaccaggcactacagatgaggcggagtatccaTGGTgcggacactgcacatcctctCACTGCCGAGTCACTttacaacttgggtgccgcctggagtgaccttggtgatcaaaGAAAGGCCATCGGCTATCTtcaacaggcactacagatgagacGGAGTATCCATGGTGAGAACGCgccacatcctgacattgccttGTCACTTAGCAGTATGGGGTCCGCCTGGTATAAGCTCGGTGACAACAAAGAGGCGAGACcttatttcaaacagtcactAGAGATGTACCGAAGTGTCCATGGCGAGAAGACTACACATATTGACATTGCCCGCGTGCTTAACGACTTGGGTGTCACTTCGAATAACGTAGGTGACCATAGAAAAGCCGTCAGCTACCAtcaacaggcactacagatgaggcggagtatccaTGGCGAGGGCACTGAACATCCTGATATTGCCGCGTCTCTTCTCAACTTGGGGTCTGCCTTGGCGGAGCTTGGGGATCATGAAAAGGCCATCAGCCATTTAGAACAGTCACTTCAGATGCATCGGAGCATCCATGGTgaagacactgcacatcctgacatcgcagACCCACTCTACAACTTGGGTGTCGCCTGGAGTAAGatcggtgatcacagaaaggccgccagttatcacgaacagtcactgcagatgaggCGGAGAATCTACGGTGAAAACACCGCGCATCCTAAGACTGCCGAGTCACTCGTCAGCTTGGGTCAGAGCTGGAgcaaccttggtgatcacagaaaggccgtcGGTTTTTACGAACAGGCACTTCAGATGAGAAGGGGTAtccatggtgaggacactgcacatcctgatatcgcctcgtcacttaACAGCTTAGGAATCGCCTGGCatgaccttggtgattacaggaAGGCCaacagctattatgaacagtcattacagatgaggcggaatatttatggtaaggacactgcacataCTGATATCGCCATATCACTTAGCAACTTGGGTATCGTAtggagtgaccttggcgatcacagaaaggccatcggCTATCacgaacaggcactacagatgaggcggagtctCCATGGCAAGAACACCGCACATCTTGACATTGTTGGTACACTTGGCAGTCTGGGTACCGCCTGGAGGAAActcggggattacagaaaggctGTCGGCTATTATGAACAATCGCTGAAGATGAGGCGAAGTAtccatggtgaggacactgcgcATCCCAAAATCGCCGCGACGTTTGACAACTTAGGAGCTGCCTGGAGTCAACTTGGTCATCACAGAAAGGCCGTAAGCTACGCGGAACAGGCGCTGGAGATGAGAAAAACTCTTTATGGCGAGAACACTGTTCATCCCCACATCGCCAACTCACTTGGCAACCTGAGTGTTGCTTGGAGGAACCTTGGTGACCAGAGAAAAGGCTTGATGTATTATGAACTGAAGTTGCAGATGAAGAAggaatgtgaaagaaataagaACAGCACATTCTAATGTTGCCATTTTCCTGAGGGATTTTTTACCTACCTAACTAGTCCTCTGGCCTCtaggtcgttgggggggggggggggggggcaaggttgacatgagaaaatataaagCCTCTCTTGCATGCTAataagggacgcccaaacagtgCTATTATCCTACCAAGATGCATGACGGCCCTTACGTCATCATGCGGTGCAATGGCCGAATGGATAGAGAACTGTATCGAAAATGATGCTGCAGTTTCCTCCCCTGAATATTTCTATAATTAGACATAATTCTAGTCTAGTCGACAATATCCTACCCTGATAGCCGTCAAGCTTAAAAAACTATTCACACGAAGTCATCATTTGATTAACAACATGGTTTCCTTGCTAAATGATGACTCCGtgtgaatagtttttttttaattgcttaATGGTGATACTCAGTAAATATTCTTGTGTAATGATGACATGTTGTGAATAGTTTTAACAGATTTTATTCcaattgtaaatgtaaacgTGTCTGTCAATTCAGCCTTAGGGCTGCCATCAGAGACGTGTATATGTGAAttgtttgaataaaccagtcatcatcatcatcaaataaaggatttgacttgacatgactCGACTGTAGTGCTAAATGTTACTGGTTTTACTCATGTAGCTGATTACGTTGCTTTGAAAGCTAAGACGCCAGGGGGCGCGAGTGCAAAAGGACGTTCTCGTTGTAACCAAAACCAATGACTCAAGCCACAACAAATTAAGTAAACTCATTTATCTAAAACCGCCAGATNNNNNNNNNNNNNNNNNNNNNNNNNNNNNNNNNNNNNNNNNNNNNNNNNNNNNNNNNNNNNNNNNNNNNNNNNNNNNNNNNNNNNNNNNNNNNNNNNNNNNNNNNNNNNNNNNNNNNNNNNNNNNNNNNNNNNNNNNNNNNNNNNNNNNNNNNNNNNNNNNNNNNNNNNNNNNNNNNNNNNNNNNNNNNNNNNNNNNNNNNNNNNNNNNNNNNNNNNNNNNNNNNNNNNNNNNNNNNNNNNNNNNNNNNNNNNNNNNNNNNNNNNNNNNNNNNNNNNNNNNNNNAACAATCTACTTACTAATGGCCTTTCCCTCAGACACTGAAATTTGACCTTTCATCTTCATTTCAATCACTCCTTAAAGACTTTGAGAACTTTGATCAACTCCGCTCCCTCACAATCTGCCAGAagcagttgccatggtaaccaaaaCTGCAGGAAGCTGTTGCCATAGTTACCTTCTGGTCGAAGCTGTCCGGTGTGAGGTGGAAGCTGTACAGCGGCACAAAGTATCCCTCCAGCAGTCCCATCAGGAGCACCAGGTACACTCCATCCGCAAACTGGGGGGACACATGGGCATCACATGATCATTACATGGGCATCACATGGGTGttacatgatcatcacatgggcatcacatgatcatcacatgggCATCACATGATTACAAAATGGTGATTGTATGACCTAATTTTGGTTGGCATATGACTCAATATAGGACTCATATTTATGACATTATCCATATGGAGTATTTTTCTagcatgggtaccatccgtgtagtagttcactcctattTTCCCTTCTGCTACCCAATAAATAATAGCAGAAAGGTGACTGCACATAGCATACAATAAACacagagcgaactactatcaggatggtacccaggccagTATCTCTTGACATTGAGCCATATTATAATGtgtaaaaaatgtatatgtgtCAGCCATTAAATAATTGTTAGTGACTAGGTCAGTGACCTGCAGGTTACTCACCTGTGTGTCGAGGTCAGTGACCTCCAGGTTGATCTTGTTGAGATGTTTGTTGACAAAGGTGATGAGAGACTGAGGAGGAAGGAGGAGATACATAAGACATCAGTGCAGCATGGTATGCTTACATCAAACTGAATCACTTTTCACACCTGTCCATCTGTATGTCTAACACAGAGTGTCGTTTTCAAATATCTAATGGCCGGCTCCAAACATACATCTAGTTCACTCTACAACTCTGAAATAAGTCTTGGCAGTTCTTGAACAGCCTGTAACCTTTACAAGTTAGGACTGCATCCAGCGACATGCCAGGCAGTAACATTCAAACAAATCAGGAGTTGGACACTCACCCGTTTCACCACATTGAGCTTGTCTGGAGCGTGGTCAAACAATGTGTCAAAGGCATCACGCTCTGCAAGGATAAGGAACATCATCAAGGTGAATGTATGTGACCTCATTTGTTTATCTGGGTGTACATCTAAACCCTACACTTAGCGATGACGACTGTGTACGTGCGCAGCTGAAAAGTCTGTATATTCGTGCTAATTGTATAAATCGCAAGTTTTCCCTTTTATCTCCACCTGTTAagaaaaatttgtttatggCGTACTGTGGCCAAATATATGGCGCGCAATTATGGAATTCTGTCAGTGCGGGTGTCCTTTCTAAGTGCCGGATCGCATACAATAACTGCTTCCGGATTATTATGAATTTGCCACGATGGTGTAGCGCCAGTACAATGTTTGTGTACCATTCGACTGACAGTTTTGAAGCAAGGCGaaggaaaatttgtttttcttttctacaaagatTAACGTCCTCGAATAATATCATTGTCCAGCACTTGCTGACGTCAGACATGTTCtacagaaatacttttttccagaactgttatgacttattgtacaggtagcgattttaatgtatatgtatgttgatgaatcttaatgaagtttttaacaaatgtattgTGCATCATACACCATTTCAGCCTTGTATGGCTGcaatgttttgtacatgtatgtgcgcaCAGTTTTGGCGctaataaaccagtcattcatGTTAGTATCTTTTGTGTATAGTATGGGTtttttaacctgaaataaagaataaagaaaggaTTCTGTGGTTTAACAAATCTCAACATTTGACATCATCCTCGAGCTCATTATATTAAAAAAGAGCTACCgggtacaaatgtacaccttTTTTGAGGTATTACAGATATGTTCAATTTAAGATCCATTGATGATAATATTAAATAAGGAGACAAACAAttgaatgtttgaaaacttACCAAACTTGCCCTGCATCATACTGTAAGGAGACAGGAAAGAGTAATGAGAAGTAATACACTAaatgaaattatacatgttTCTGCATTTCATACAAGACCATGCTCCATGAAGAAATTGGTGTCTCCATGCAGCCGTTTTCACTTTACTCTGCTTTGCACATCAAACTTTCGTTACAAGTATCCGAAAACAGTAAAATGTTCAAATGCTTTGAAAAAAGTTTGTATGTTTAAATAAAAATAGTTCATATGTTTGAAAAAACATTTCAGTGAAAGAGTAACACATAACTGTGACCTACTTCACCtaaacacacgaacacacaaacaaacatgtttactGACTCGTTAGTTGTTGTGAGTTCCTCCACGACCTTCCTGGTTGCGAGCTGCCTGTCCCTTTGTTGTACCACGACCACATTTACGCTCACGTAacccaaccaaacaaccaatcaaacaaacacatttactAACTCGTTTGTCGTCGTGAGCTCCTCCGCGACCTTCCGCGTAGCGAGCTGCCCGTCCCTGCGCTGCACCACGACCACATTTACGCTGACGTGCTCCGGGAACCGGATCGGCGCCCGGAAGTGCTGCGCTAAGGCAACCAACAGGTGGATGATGGCCACGATGTTCTTGGAGTGGATAcctgaagggggaggggggcacaaccaGCATCATAGTTAACCTTCTGTCTGCTAAGGGTGCAATTCATGCAAAAACACTTCTGGCCTTTCCAAAAATAATCTCATcgggttggtagaatataggatattgGAGAATTCTGTttcacaaccagtttttcttacctgcttacgtttcgatgcctgttAAACATCTCCCTCAGAGCTAATGTAGTTCTGCCTCTAATgttacatcagctacatatacTGTATGATATAGCACCGAAAAGCAGCACTATGGTCTGAGTATTAActaagatgtctgacaggcatcgaaatGTAAGTAGGTGAGAGTCACAGAATTCTCCAATATCCTTAAATTCTGAAGTTACATACCTTTTTTGTCCACATCAAATTTTTCCTTGGTTTTCAATGTAATAATGTACATTCAAGTTTAAGAAAAggaaaacacaaaaacagaggACTGAGGGGAAAAGTTGAACCCAACAATGAATCTCACCCCCTGAAACTGTGCAGACTTTTCTCTCACAGTCTGTCTATTTTCACATTGATACATTATACTCATTGTTGAGCATCAAAATCTCCAGAAgtaaatttccattttttttacccagtTAGAGATTGATTTAAATTTGAGTATTGCaaacctggatgtcaaaccttaaAAAAACAGTGTAGCATTATATTTTGAAatcccaaacaaacaaattacattGATGTGGCCCATAGAGACATCCAATAGGTTAGCCCAAAGTCTGTCTACCATgttaaagacacacacacaaaactctGCCACACTAAAAGCATTTACCAGCCATCCCACACTACCCCATTTTGCTAATGGTACAGCCCAACATGTGCATATCTACTGAGTGCTGTAGGAACACTCCACTTCACAGGAGGGGGTTACGGGTACAGAGGGAAATGTGGTAGGAAGGTTCTTACTGTCTGCACTCCATTTGTCCTGCCGCCACCCCACTACAGGAAACAAGGGGGCAAAGgtcagggtcagaggtcaccaacATGCCAACACCACTACTCACCATGGACAGTTTTAGCCTTTTTTGCAAAGTTTGGTTTGAGGAACTCTTACTGGAAATTAAGTCCAGGGAACTGGCATAGTTAAAGGGTACAACATTTAGTATAGGGGAGGATGTATTGGATCCTAATTGTTCAAACCTCACACTGCAAAGTATGCAGAAAATGCAGTCTTAGGGTTAAACACCTTATaacatttgaaaaagaaataaaagtgtgtaTTGTACAaagtgtacacatgtacttgtacatatagAGAAAAGGGCATCATATGCAGAAGTGTAAAACAGTTTTGACGGGGATGGATGGAAAATGTGAGAATGGAGGATTTACAAGATTTTGTTTGTAAGATTTCAGACTTACTTTCCACTTCTGTTGGTAAACATAAGCTGCTGTTttgtaaatgaatgtattttgtGGAATGTCTTTAAGATTTTAATGGAATGTCTTAAGACTTCGATGTAATGTCTTTGAGAAGTGTGACTCACTCTCCATGCTCCATTTTTGCTGGTGAACTCAAGCTAAATGAAcagaaaatttggattttgtgTATAAGATCCTACTGAAATATCTTTAAGACTTTGATGTAATGTCTTTAAGACTTTGACGTAATGTCTTTAAGACGTGTGACTCACTCTCCATGCTCCACTTCTGCTGATGGTTCCACCTCGGCAGGTTCAGCAGGCGGTTTGTCGTGTCCAGAACCGTCTTCAGCTTCTGTTTCTGTCCCTGCTCTGATTGGGTCACCTCCGCCACCTCTAGCTTTATATCTGCTAGCTTCTCtgtaaacatcaacaacataaacaacaacactgtacatgtaaataacaacataataatcgacaacaacaacatttattcAGCTTCTGTTTCTGTCCCTGCTCTGATTGGGTCACCTCCGCTACCTAAAGCTTTATATCCGCTAGCTTCTctgtaaacataaacataaacaacaacaacatcatttaGTCTGCTTCTGTTTCTGCCCCTGCTCCGACTGGGTCACCTCCGCTACCTCCAGCTTTATATCTGCTAATTTCtctggaaacaacaacaaacattcactataaacaacaacaacatttattgtaaacatcaacaacaacatttattcAGCTTCTGTTTCTGCCCCTGCTCTGATTGGGTCACCTCCGCTACCTCTAGCTTTATATCCGCTAGCTTCTctgtaaacataaacataaacataaacaaaaacaaaaacatttagtcTGCTTCTGTTTCTGCCCCTGCTCCGACTGGGTCACCTCCGCCACCTCAAGCTTTATATCTGCTAACTTTTCtgtaaacatcaacaacaaacatttaTTGTAAACATCATTGACAACATCtattataaacaacaacattcagTCAGCTTCAATCTGTTTTTGTCTTCATATCTGCTAATTTCTCTATTTGATGTTCAAGAATATTGCAGTGGGAGTTTACACAAAGAAGATTGGGAAGGGTTGTGGTCCTTAGGCTGGGaagttaagccgtggtccactgtccattgtgcttgtcaaaaagagctaggggcaTTTCCCCTGTTAAATGAACCTATAGTTTCTGCTCTGTCATGACCAGGGGAAGACTAGCTTTTCAGTAAGGTAAAACCTGGATTGAGATCCCCCTTTTTTTCGTGCACAAACGAGAAGTTTCCGACCTACCGATGAGTTTCCCGAGGATCTGACCATCGAACAGATCCTCCTCGATGTCCTTCACGATGATCCTGTTCTCCACAAGGGTGTCGTTTATCCACTCGATCAAAACCTGGATCAGACAACGGTcgtaaataacaacaaacaaacaaacaaacttctcTACAGACACTGATGTAAATGATCCGGTTCTCTACAAGAGTGTCGTTTATCCACTTGATCAGAACCAGCATCAACAACTCAAGGGGTcgtaaataacaacaaacaaacaaacaaacaaacaagtcctCTCTGTGGGCACTGAGGTCTAGCAAGATGAGTGTTGCTGATCTTCTTTCCAACACAGGAGACCACAAAGGACTATTAATGAACAGACATTCAGCCTGCTGATTATGAGGTAGCTTTATAGCACCAACTCTGTATGTATTACACAAACCTTGGACCTAAAAGAGGATGAGGGTAGACTGTGTGTCTGAGAACTGTTGGTGTTAGTTTTGGTGGATTATTATCCAGAGTAAGTCCTTCACACCAATTAAggcagtaagtccatcttcagtcctccctgagtatgtccattttcagaccattggacttGCTGTGGGTGAAAAAAGGACTATAGTCCATGGTAAgtcagcgtgcaaaataccacttacacacttgcacattgcaaccacttttagcttggtgcaacttacctctaaactcaggttgcacagggtgcaacttagattttgatcatcagaactcgattttgttgtcaatttacgtggaagaaataaatggaccgaggcagctacgtttcatatcagccaaacatgtatgtattgtaccttttttcagaagttagtgaattgtaggtggcgCAACTTgcaattcagttgtgcaacctagtttttgccccaggttgcatactgtgcaacctggctcagaaaagtattttgtacactgtaagTTGTTCATAAGTCCAAGGTTTTCCAATGTGTTAAGGCAGATGGGAGAAGGTTCAGCTAAGGTCATGTGTATCACAAcagttgtttctttctttctgcagAAGTCCTAAGTTTCAGTTGAGAAATCAGTGAGTGGAGATCTTATTTAGTGTTAGAAAAAAGTATGAACACTTTAGGGACTGTGGGGTTAGACTAGTACATACGCATTTATATGGACTAGTCCATTAGGAAAGCTAAGGAGGGATCGTCCTCCCTTTCTGTTTTGATCCATGCTCACTGCAGGTGAGAAGAAAACTCTGTTCCCACCTTCTGCAGCTCCTTGAACTTGAGGTCATCTCTGGAGGC includes:
- the LOC118407568 gene encoding beta-parvin-like isoform X4; protein product: MLGYNNMATSPKTPTFKKDKKDESFFDKISGTLARKKHKAKEVNELQEEGKHAIDDPSLSPDLAGTFILDEGEERSMIEPASRDDLKFKELQKVLIEWINDTLVENRIIVKDIEEDLFDGQILGKLIEKLADIKLEVAEVTQSEQGQKQKLKTVLDTTNRLLNLPRWNHQQKWSMESIHSKNIVAIIHLLVALAQHFRAPIRFPEHVSVNVVVVQRRDGQLATRKVAEELTTTNDMMQGKFERDAFDTLFDHAPDKLNVVKRSLITFVNKHLNKINLEVTDLDTQFADGVYLVLLMGLLEGYFVPLYSFHLTPDSFDQKVHNVQFSLELMQDGGLPKPKARPEDIVNLDLKANLRVLYNLFTKYKHLN
- the LOC118407568 gene encoding beta-parvin-like isoform X2 — protein: MLGYNNMATSPKTPTFKKDKKDESFFDKISGTLARKKHKAKEVNELQEEGKHAIDDPSLSPDLAGTFILDEGEERSMIEPASRDDLKFKELQKVLIEWINDTLVENRIIVKDIEEDLFDGQILGKLIEKLADIKLEVAEVTQSEQGQKQKLKTVLDTTNRLLNLPRWNHQQKWSMEMGWRQDKWSADSIHSKNIVAIIHLLVALAQHFRAPIRFPEHVSVNVVVVQRRDGQLATRKVAEELTTTNDMMQGKFERDAFDTLFDHAPDKLNVVKRSLITFVNKHLNKINLEVTDLDTQFADGVYLVLLMGLLEGYFVPLYSFHLTPDSFDQKVHNVQFSLELMQDGGLPKPKARPEDIVNLDLKANLRVLYNLFTKYKHLN
- the LOC118407568 gene encoding beta-parvin-like isoform X3, which codes for MSCFTTHEAKENDEEDSRVFKRHKTTFVEPKEDKDKEKEKKKEKKVYRDEVNELQEEGKHAIDDPSLSPDLAGTFILDEGEERSMIEPASRDDLKFKELQKVLIEWINDTLVENRIIVKDIEEDLFDGQILGKLIEKLADIKLEVAEVTQSEQGQKQKLKTVLDTTNRLLNLPRWNHQQKWSMESIHSKNIVAIIHLLVALAQHFRAPIRFPEHVSVNVVVVQRRDGQLATRKVAEELTTTNDMMQGKFERDAFDTLFDHAPDKLNVVKRSLITFVNKHLNKINLEVTDLDTQFADGVYLVLLMGLLEGYFVPLYSFHLTPDSFDQKVHNVQFSLELMQDGGLPKPKARPEDIVNLDLKANLRVLYNLFTKYKHLN
- the LOC118407568 gene encoding beta-parvin-like isoform X1, whose protein sequence is MSCFTTHEAKENDEEDSRVFKRHKTTFVEPKEDKDKEKEKKKEKKVYRDEVNELQEEGKHAIDDPSLSPDLAGTFILDEGEERSMIEPASRDDLKFKELQKVLIEWINDTLVENRIIVKDIEEDLFDGQILGKLIEKLADIKLEVAEVTQSEQGQKQKLKTVLDTTNRLLNLPRWNHQQKWSMEMGWRQDKWSADSIHSKNIVAIIHLLVALAQHFRAPIRFPEHVSVNVVVVQRRDGQLATRKVAEELTTTNDMMQGKFERDAFDTLFDHAPDKLNVVKRSLITFVNKHLNKINLEVTDLDTQFADGVYLVLLMGLLEGYFVPLYSFHLTPDSFDQKVHNVQFSLELMQDGGLPKPKARPEDIVNLDLKANLRVLYNLFTKYKHLN